In Paralichthys olivaceus isolate ysfri-2021 chromosome 1, ASM2471397v2, whole genome shotgun sequence, the following are encoded in one genomic region:
- the LOC109624853 gene encoding serine/threonine-protein kinase pim-2-like isoform X2, with translation MSSISSSLYTVPSCDFSESFCCLSNSVDITEGSWHFTDSEVSVESEGPKAQKRKASTDIEPRGKRRRSGDDDPDLSLNSGDPSSSNEENWSTLLIGRTSRADFKAKYQQLGKLGQGGFGSVYAGIRESDKLPVAIKYIPKSHVKAVTLVSNEGKFMIPLEVLVMVRVAGAPGSRVKSAAVSFIEWYNLDKGIIIIMERPVPAVDLSTYVQCRGGQLDEGEAKIIIKQLVEAAIEMHSKGVFHRDIKLNNVLIQNTSDGPRVRIIDFGCSCFANRPCSSFSGTFAFAPPEYFIHQMYEAGPSTVWQLGALLFNMVDGGTSFTTSDFTHRNIRISSELSHECRLLLNMCLAISPKNRATLQKLQRHPWFT, from the exons ATGTCTTCCATCTCAAGCTCACTTTATACTGTTCCCTCTTGTGATTTCTCTG AGAGCTTTTGCTGCCTTAGCAACTCAGTGGACATCACTGAGGGGAGTTGGCATTTCACTGACAGTGAGGTGTCGGTGGAGAGTGAGGGACCAAAGGCCCAGAAGAGAAAGGCCTCCACCGACATAGAACCTCGTGGTAAGAGGCGGAGGAGTGGGGACGATGACCCCGACCTCTCCCTGAACTCCGGAGACCCTTCATCTTCCAATGAGGAAAACTGGAGCACGCTCCTCATCGGCCGCACCAGTAGAG ctGATTTCAAGGCAAAGTACCAGCAGCTTGGGAAGCTTGGACAAGGAGGCTTCGGGTCAGTTTATGCTGGAATAAGAGAGAGTGATAAATTACCA GTGGCGATCAAATACATTCCCAAATCACATGTGAAGGCTGTAACACTG gtCTCAAATGAGGGGAAATTCATGATCCCTCTTGAGGTGCTCGTCATGGTCAGAGTAGCAGGCGCACCAGGATCACGGGTCAAATCTGCAGCAGTATCATTTATAGAATGGTACAATCTGGACAAGGGAATTATCATCATCATGGAGAGGCCAGTCCCTGCTGTTGATTTATCAACTTACGTCCAGTGTAGAGGTGGCCAACTGGACGAAGGGGAGGCAAAG ATCATCATAAAGCAGCTGGTGGAGGCAGCCATCGAGATGCACTCAAAGGGCGTTTTCCATCGGGACATCAAGCTCAACAATGTGCTGATCCAAAACACCTCAGATGGTCCACGTGTACGGATCATAGACTTTGGCTGTTCCTGCTTTGCAAACAGGCcttgcagctccttctctg GAACCTTTGCGTTTGCCCCTCCAGAGTACTTCATACATCAGATGTATGAGGCCGGGCCATCCACAGTATGGCAGCTGGGTGCCCTGCTCTTCAACATGGTGGATGGAGGCACTTCATTTACCACCAGTGACTTCACCCACAGAAACATTCGAATCAGCAGTGAGCTATCCCATG AGTGTCGGCTGCTGCTGAACATGTGTTTGGCTATCAGCCCAAAGAACCGAGCTACGCTGCAGAAGCTCCAGCGACATCCATGGTTCACATGA
- the LOC138411767 gene encoding golgin subfamily A member 6-like protein 22 codes for MRLTTGEKRRRSWSCSSEEERLNHGEQEERLNHGEQEERLNHGEQEEKLNHWEQEERLNHGEQEEKLDHWEQEEKLDHWEQEEKLNHGEQEEKLDHWEQEEKLNHGEQEEKLDHWEQEEKLDHWEQEEKLNHGEQEDRLNHWEQEDRLNHWEQEERLNYGEQEEKLDHGEQEEKLNHWEQEERLNHGEQEEKLDHGEQEERLNHGKQEERLDHGEQEEKLNHWEQEERLDHWEQEEKLNHWEQEEKLNHGEQEEKLNHGEQEEKLNHWEQEERLDHGEQEEKLNHGEQEERLNTGSRRRDWTTGSMRRD; via the exons ATGCGTCTGACCACCG gagagaagaggaggagatcctggagctgcagcagtgaggaggagagactgaaccACGGGGAGCAAGAGGAGAGACTGAACCacggggagcaggaggagagactgaaccacggggagcaggaggagaaactgaaccactgggagcaggaggagagactgaaccacggggagcaggaggagaaactggaccactgggagcaggaggagaaactggaccactgggagcaggaggagaaactgaaccatggggagcaggaggagaaactggaccactgggagcaggaggagaaactgaaccatggggagcaggaggagaaactggaccactgggagcaggaggagaaactggaccactgggagcaggaggagaaattGAACCATGGGGAGCAGGAGGACAGACTGAACCACTGGGAGCAGGAGGACAGACTGAACCactgggagcaggaggagagactgaactacggggagcaggaggagaaactggaccacggggagcaggaggagaaattgaaccactgggagcaggaggagagactgaaccacggggagcaggaggagaaactggaccacggggagcaggaggagagactgaaccacgggaagcaggaggagagactggaccacggggagcaggaggagaaattgaaccactgggagcaggaggagagactggaccactgggagcaggaggagaaattgaaccactgggagcaggaggagaaactgaaccacggggagcaggaggagaaactgaaccatggggagcaggaggagaaactgaaccactgggagcaggaggagagactggaccatggggagcaggaggagaaattGAACCatggggagcaggaggagagactgaacaCGGGGAGCAGAAGGAGAGACTGGACCACTGGGAGCATGAGGAGAGACTGA
- the LOC138411873 gene encoding high choriolytic enzyme 1-like: MTPTVSLLLLLLLGLSQAQPLQEEVIEEDVPDDTMDITTRILTSNNATDEILLEGDLLAPRTRNAMMCWSQSCQWKKASNGQVMIPFTVSSEFTSWERQKIDRAMKAFHSRTCIRFVPRQNQYDYISIENKVGCFSSLGRVGGRQVLSLNRQGCVYHGIIQHEINHALGFQHEQTRSDRDNYVRINWGNINQRMAYNFHKQATNNLNTPYDYSSIMHYGKTAFSIQYGRDSITPIPNPNVQIGQRQGMSYWDIMRINRLYGC, translated from the coding sequence ATGACTCCCACTgtcagcctgctgctgctgctcctgctcggCCTCTCTCAGGCTCAGCCTCTCCAGGAGGAAGTGATTGAAGAAGACGTCCCCGATGACACCATGGACATCACCACCAGGATTCTGACCTCCAACAACGCCACCGATGAGATCCTGCTGGAAGGAGACCTGCTCGCTCCCAGAACCAGAAACGCCATGATGTGCTGGTCCCAGAGCTGCCAGTGGAAGAAAGCCTCCAACGGTCAGGTGATGATCCCCTTCACCGTGAGCAGTGAGTTCACCAGCTGGGAGAGGCAGAAGATCGACCGCGCCATGAAGGCCTTCCACAGCCGGACCTGCATCCGCTTCGTCCCCCGTCAGAACCAGTACGACTACATCAGCATCGAGAACAAAGTCggatgtttctcctctctggGCAGAGTGGGAGGCAGACAGGTGCTCTCTCTCAACAGGCAGGGCTGCGTCTACCACGGCATCATCCAGCACGAGATCAACCACGCTCTGGGCTTCCAGCACGAGCAGACCAGGAGCGACCGCGACAACTACGTCAGGATCAACTGGGGGAACATCAACCAGCGGATGGCCTACAACTTCCACAAGCAGGCCACCAACAACCTGAACACTCCCTACGACTACTCCTCCATCATGCACTATGGAAAAACAGCCTTCTCCATCCAGTACGGGAGGGACAGCATCACCCCCATCCCCAACCCCAACGTCCAGATCGGCCAGAGGCAGGGCATGTCCTACTGGGACATCATGAGGATCAACAGGCTCTATGGCTGCTAA
- the LOC138411866 gene encoding high choriolytic enzyme 1-like, whose product MTPTVSLLLLLLLGLSQAQPLQEEVIEEDVPDDTMDITTRILTSNNATDEILLEGDLLAPRTRNAMMCWSQSCQWKKASNGQVMIPFTVSSEFTSWERQKIDRAMKAFHSRTCIRFVPRQNQYDYISIENKVGCFSSLGRVGGRQVLSLNRQGCVYHGIIQHEINHALGFQHEQTRSDRDNYVRINWGNINQRMAYNFHKQATNNLNTPYDYSSIMHYGKTAFSIQYGRDSITPIPNPNVQIGQRQGMSYWDIMRINRLYGC is encoded by the coding sequence ATGACTCCCACTgtcagcctgctgctgctgctcctgctcggCCTCTCTCAGGCTCAGCCTCTCCAGGAGGAAGTGATTGAAGAAGACGTCCCCGATGACACCATGGACATCACCACCAGGATTCTGACCTCCAACAACGCCACCGATGAGATCCTGCTGGAAGGAGACCTGCTCGCTCCCAGAACCAGAAACGCCATGATGTGCTGGTCCCAGAGCTGCCAGTGGAAGAAAGCCTCCAACGGTCAGGTGATGATCCCCTTCACTGTGAGCAGTGAGTTCACCAGCTGGGAGAGGCAGAAGATCGACCGCGCCATGAAGGCCTTCCACAGCCGGACCTGCATCCGCTTCGTCCCCCGTCAGAACCAGTACGACTACATCAGCATCGAGAACAAAGTCggatgtttctcctctctggGCAGAGTGGGAGGCAGACAGGTGCTCTCCCTCAACAGGCAGGGCTGCGTCTACCACGGCATCATCCAGCACGAGATCAACCACGCTCTGGGCTTCCAGCACGAGCAGACCAGGAGCGACCGCGACAACTACGTCAGGATCAACTGGGGGAACATCAACCAGCGGATGGCCTACAACTTCCACAAGCAGGCCACCAACAACCTGAACACTCCCTACGACTACTCCTCCATCATGCACTACGGAAAAACAGCCTTCTCCATCCAGTACGGGAGGGACAGCATCACCCCCATCCCCAACCCCAACGTCCAGATCGGCCAGAGGCAGGGCATGTCCTACTGGGACATCATGAGGATCAACAGGCTCTATGGCTGCTAA
- the LOC138411847 gene encoding high choriolytic enzyme 1-like, with translation MTPTVSLLLLLLLGLSQAQPLQEEVIEEDVPDDTMDITTRILTSNNATDEILLEGDLLAPRTRNAMMCWSQSCQWKKASNGQVMIPFTVSSEFTSWERQKIDRAMKAFHSRTCIRFVPRQNQYDYISIENKVGCFSSLGRVGGRQVLSLNRQGCVYHGIIQHEINHALGFQHEQTRSDRDNYVRINWGNINQRMAYNFHKQATNNLNTPYDYSSIMHYGKTAFSIQYGRDSITPIPNPNVQIGQRQGMSYWDIMRINRLYGC, from the coding sequence ATGACTCCCACTgtcagcctgctgctgctgctcctgctcggCCTCTCTCAGGCTCAGCCTCTCCAGGAGGAAGTGATTGAAGAAGACGTCCCTGATGACACCATGGACATCACCACCAGGATTCTGACCTCCAACAACGCCACCGATGAGATCCTGCTGGAAGGAGACCTGCTCGCTCCCAGAACCAGAAACGCCATGATGTGCTGGTCCCAGAGCTGCCAGTGGAAGAAAGCCTCCAACGGTCAGGTGATGATCCCCTTCACCGTGAGCAGTGAGTTCACCAGCTGGGAGAGGCAGAAGATCGACCGCGCCATGAAGGCCTTCCACAGCCGGACCTGCATCCGCTTCGTCCCCCGTCAGAACCAGTACGACTACATCAGCATCGAGAACAAAGTCggatgtttctcctctctggGCAGAGTGGGAGGCAGACAGGTGCTCTCTCTCAACAGGCAGGGCTGCGTCTACCACGGCATCATCCAGCACGAGATCAACCACGCTCTGGGCTTCCAGCACGAGCAGACCAGGAGCGACCGCGACAACTACGTCAGGATCAACTGGGGGAACATCAACCAGCGGATGGCCTACAACTTCCACAAGCAGGCCACCAACAACCTGAACACTCCCTACGACTACTCCTCCATCATGCACTACGGAAAAACAGCCTTCTCCATCCAGTACGGGAGGGACAGCATCACCCCCATCCCCAACCCCAACGTCCAGATCGGCCAGAGGCAGGGCATGTCCTACTGGGACATCATGAGGATCAACAGGCTCTATGGCTGCTAA
- the LOC109646984 gene encoding high choriolytic enzyme 1-like → MTPTVSLLLLLLLGLSQAQPLQEEVIEEDVPDDTMDITTRILTSNNATDEILLEGDLLAPRTRNAMMCWSQSCQWKKASNGQVMIPFTVSSEFTSWERQKIDRAMKAFHSWTCIRFVPRQNQYDYISIENKVGCFSSLGRVGGRQVLSLNRQGCVYHGIIQHEINHALGFQHEQTRSDRDNYVRINWGNINQRMAYNFHKQATNNLNTPYDYSSIMHYGKTAFSIQYGRDSITPIPNPNVQIGQRQGMSYWDIMRINRLYGC, encoded by the coding sequence ATGACTCCCACTgtcagcctgctgctgctgctcctgctcggCCTCTCTCAGGCTCAGCCTCTCCAGGAGGAAGTGATTGAAGAAGACGTCCCCGATGACACCATGGACATCACCACCAGGATTCTGACCTCCAACAACGCCACCGATGAGATCCTGCTGGAAGGAGACCTGCTCGCTCCCAGAACCAGAAACGCCATGATGTGCTGGTCCCAGAGCTGCCAGTGGAAGAAAGCCTCCAACGGTCAGGTGATGATCCCCTTCACCGTGAGCAGTGAGTTCACCAGCTGGGAGAGGCAGAAGATCGACCGCGCCATGAAGGCCTTCCACAGCTGGACCTGCATCCGCTTCGTCCCCCGTCAGAACCAGTACGACTACATCAGCATCGAGAACAAAGTCggatgtttctcctctctggGCAGAGTGGGAGGCAGACAGGTGCTCTCCCTCAACAGGCAGGGCTGCGTCTACCACGGCATCATCCAGCACGAGATCAACCACGCTCTGGGCTTCCAGCACGAGCAGACCAGGAGCGACCGCGACAACTACGTCAGGATCAACTGGGGGAACATCAACCAGCGGATGGCCTACAACTTCCACAAGCAGGCCACCAACAACCTGAACACTCCCTACGACTACTCCTCCATCATGCACTACGGAAAAACAGCCTTCTCCATCCAGTACGGGAGGGACAGCATCACCCCCATCCCCAACCCCAACGTCCAGATCGGCCAGAGGCAGGGCATGTCCTACTGGGACATCATGAGGATCAACAGGCTCTATGGCTGCTAA
- the LOC138411921 gene encoding high choriolytic enzyme 1-like, giving the protein MTPTVSLLLLLLLGLSQAQPLQEEVIEEDVPDDTMDITTRILTSNNATDEILLEGDLLAPRTRNAMMCWSQSCQWKKASNGQVMIPFTVSREFTSWERQKIDRAMKAFHSRTCIRFVPRQNQYDYISIENKVGCFSSLGRVGGRQVLSLNRQGCVYHGIIQHEINHALGFQHEQTRSDRDNYVRINWGNINQRMAYNFHKQATNNLNTPYDYSSIMHYGKTAFSIQYGRDSITPIPNPNVQIGQRQGMSYWDIMRINRLYGC; this is encoded by the coding sequence ATGACTCCCACTgtcagcctgctgctgctgctcctgctcggCCTCTCTCAGGCTCAGCCTCTCCAGGAGGAAGTGATTGAAGAAGACGTCCCCGATGACACCATGGACATCACCACCAGGATTCTGACCTCCAACAACGCCACTGATGAGATCCTGCTGGAAGGAGACCTGCTCGCTCCCAGAACCAGAAACGCCATGATGTGCTGGTCCCAGAGCTGCCAGTGGAAGAAAGCCTCCAACGGTCAGGTGATGATCCCCTTCACCGTGAGCAGAGAGTTCACCAGCTGGGAGAGGCAGAAGATCGACCGCGCCATGAAGGCCTTCCACAGCCGGACCTGCATCCGCTTCGTCCCCCGTCAGAACCAGTACGACTACATCAGCATCGAGAACAAAGTCggatgtttctcctctctggGCAGAGTGGGAGGCAGACAGGTGCTCTCCCTCAACAGGCAGGGCTGCGTCTACCACGGCATCATCCAGCACGAGATCAACCACGCTCTGGGCTTCCAGCACGAGCAGACCAGGAGCGACCGCGACAACTACGTCAGGATCAACTGGGGGAACATCAACCAGCGGATGGCCTACAACTTCCACAAGCAGGCCACCAACAACCTGAACACTCCCTACGACTACTCCTCCATCATGCACTATGGAAAAACAGCCTTCTCCATCCAGTACGGGAGGGACAGCATCACCCCCATCCCCAACCCCAACGTCCAGATCGGCCAGAGGCAGGGCATGTCCTACTGGGACATCATGAGGATCAACAGGCTCTATGGCTGCTAA
- the LOC138411907 gene encoding high choriolytic enzyme 1-like, whose product MTPTVSLLLLLLLLLGLSQAQPLQEEVIEEDVPDDTMDITTRILTSNNATDEILLEGDLLAPRTRNAMMCWSQSCQWKKASNGQVMIPFTVSSEFTSWERQKIDRAMKAFHSRTCIRFVPRQNQYDYISIENKVGCFSSLGRVGGRQVLSLNRQGCVYHGIIQHEINHALGFQHEQTRSDRDNYVRINWGNINQRMAYNFHKQATNNLNTPYDYSSIMHYGKTAFSIQYGRDSITPIPNPNVQIGQRQGMSYWDIMRINRLYGC is encoded by the coding sequence ATGACTCCCACTgtcagcctgctgctgctgctgctgctcctgctcggCCTCTCTCAGGCTCAGCCTCTCCAGGAGGAAGTGATTGAAGAAGACGTCCCCGATGACACCATGGACATCACCACCAGGATTCTCACCTCCAACAACGCCACCGATGAGATCCTGCTGGAAGGAGACCTGCTCGCTCCCAGAACCAGAAACGCCATGATGTGCTGGTCCCAGAGCTGCCAGTGGAAGAAAGCCTCCAACGGTCAGGTGATGATCCCCTTCACCGTGAGCAGTGAGTTCACCAGCTGGGAGAGGCAGAAGATCGACCGCGCCATGAAGGCCTTCCACAGCCGGACCTGCATCCGCTTCGTCCCCCGTCAGAACCAGTACGACTACATCAGCATCGAGAACAAAGTCggatgtttctcctctctggGCAGAGTGGGAGGCAGACAGGTGCTCTCTCTCAACAGGCAGGGCTGCGTCTACCACGGCATCATCCAGCACGAGATCAACCACGCTCTGGGCTTCCAGCACGAGCAGACCAGGAGCGACCGCGACAACTACGTCAGGATCAACTGGGGGAACATCAACCAGCGGATGGCCTACAACTTCCACAAGCAGGCCACCAACAACCTGAACACTCCCTACGACTACTCCTCCATCATGCACTATGGAAAAACAGCCTTCTCCATCCAGTACGGGAGGGACAGCATCACCCCCATCCCCAACCCCAACGTCCAGATCGGCCAGAGGCAGGGCATGTCCTACTGGGACATCATGAGGATCAACAGGCTCTATGGCTGCTAA